From the genome of Alosa alosa isolate M-15738 ecotype Scorff River chromosome 20, AALO_Geno_1.1, whole genome shotgun sequence, one region includes:
- the LOC125285275 gene encoding cingulin-like → MEGQSRPSAGHALLEAKVQELEERMRSEEREKASIQASQRRMERKLKEVNATLDQERHIHAEQRDQLLLRVKALKRQMDESEGEVERLEGVRRKALRELEEQQELQEALQAKVSTLEGELKRKVQQSRRPTLGPSTLSSDEEDGYYDNNSISSILTESQLQTTNC, encoded by the exons ATGGAGGGGCAGAGTCGGCCCTCCGCTGGACACGCTCTACTGGAGGCCAAAGTGCAGGAGCTGGAGGAACGGATGCGCAGTGAGGAGag GGAGAAGGCCAGCATCCAGGCATCTCAGAGGAGGATGGAAAGGAAGCTTAAGGAGGTGAACGCAACACTGGACCAGGAGCGACACATTCATGCAGAACAGAGAGATCAG ctgctgcTGCGTGTGAAGGCGCTGAAGCGTCAAATGGACGAGAGTGAGGGGGAGGTGGAGCGTCTGGAGGGGGTGCGCAGGAAGGCCCTCAGGGAGctggaggagcagcaggagctgCAGGAGGCCCTGCAGGCCAAGGTGTCCACCCTGGAGGGAGAGCTCAA GAGGAAGGTGCAGCAGTCTCGGCGGCCGACTCTGGGCCCCTCCACTCTCAGCTCAGACGAGGAGGACGGTTACTACGACAACAACAGCATCTCCTCCATCCTGACGGAGTCGCAGCTTCAGACCACCAACTGCTAG